The following are from one region of the Pseudodesulfovibrio piezophilus C1TLV30 genome:
- a CDS encoding ArsR/SmtB family transcription factor → MSKKTEDQTVSSKTDADLDRMARMFKALSNPHRLRIYSELAACVHEPITKRLPEEFQNCQCGFAERLGLAPSTVSHHFKELREAGLVHMKRDGKDVLFWVNQEAARKLRHILHG, encoded by the coding sequence ATGTCGAAGAAAACAGAGGACCAAACCGTTTCCTCCAAAACGGACGCAGACCTGGACAGAATGGCACGCATGTTCAAGGCGCTCTCCAATCCCCACCGTCTCCGTATATACAGTGAACTCGCAGCCTGCGTGCATGAGCCCATTACCAAACGGTTGCCGGAAGAATTTCAGAATTGCCAGTGCGGCTTTGCAGAGCGGCTCGGGCTGGCTCCTTCCACGGTCTCACACCATTTCAAGGAACTGCGTGAAGCAGGCCTTGTCCACATGAAGCGAGATGGCAAGGATGTCCTGTTTTGGGTCAATCAAGAAGCGGCCCGCAAACTTCGCCATATTCTTCACGGATAA
- the ccsA gene encoding cytochrome c biogenesis protein CcsA, which translates to MSNLLIIHITACSLGYILFMCAFMIACVYIGKERAIKSKRIKLSSSFPFSLNELEQMLFLSLSIGFAFLSLGIPLGVLAQKAMYGSVNLTSIRLILPSAIWLFYLLIFIFRSLTGVRGKTTAYMAVYGFNCTAFSFLIEMLLAHGS; encoded by the coding sequence ATGTCAAATCTACTGATTATTCATATCACGGCCTGCTCACTTGGCTATATTCTCTTCATGTGCGCCTTCATGATCGCCTGTGTTTACATTGGCAAAGAACGGGCGATCAAATCCAAGCGCATAAAACTGAGCAGTTCTTTTCCCTTCAGTCTCAACGAACTTGAACAGATGCTCTTTCTCTCACTGTCAATCGGATTCGCTTTTCTCTCACTAGGGATCCCTCTTGGCGTTTTGGCACAAAAAGCCATGTACGGCAGTGTAAACCTGACTTCGATCAGGCTGATACTCCCTTCTGCAATATGGCTTTTCTACCTATTGATTTTCATTTTCCGCTCGCTGACAGGCGTACGAGGCAAAACAACGGCCTACATGGCTGTCTACGGTTTCAATTGCACGGCATTCTCTTTTCTCATCGAGATGCTGCTGGCTCATGGATCATAA
- a CDS encoding Spy/CpxP family protein refolding chaperone produces the protein MRKVIIIGMLVCVAVIGACTRYAAMKGPFDGEAINTAFLEFVVDKADDKLNLTDSQQIELSGLVEKMLLTALEQRPQADALRKELATQMLNEELDMDAVEAIIAKRMQLYHSVLEIGKSELVAFHGTLTDEQRTELCRFIMEHGKHGWHGSK, from the coding sequence ATGAGAAAAGTGATAATTATCGGAATGTTAGTTTGTGTCGCCGTTATCGGGGCATGTACTCGCTACGCTGCGATGAAAGGCCCGTTTGATGGAGAAGCCATTAACACGGCTTTTTTGGAATTCGTGGTGGACAAGGCCGATGACAAGCTGAACCTGACAGACTCACAGCAGATAGAATTGAGTGGTCTTGTCGAAAAGATGTTGTTGACCGCATTGGAGCAGCGGCCGCAGGCTGACGCTCTTCGTAAGGAACTTGCCACGCAAATGCTCAATGAGGAACTTGATATGGACGCAGTGGAAGCAATCATTGCCAAGCGAATGCAACTGTATCACAGTGTGTTGGAAATCGGAAAATCTGAATTGGTGGCTTTCCACGGAACATTGACCGATGAGCAGCGCACGGAACTTTGCCGCTTCATCATGGAACATGGCAAGCACGGGTGGCACGGCAGCAAGTAG
- a CDS encoding response regulator transcription factor, whose translation MSSARNFAASSWNMASTGGTAASSVARLPLDQLWWTVATLRISGEFMADTILIIEDDPDLQDLLREYLGGFGFVAHAEGYPEEGLKTFKMLAPDLVILDVMLPGMNGFEVCRRIRQESETPIIMLTARGDVMDRVAGLEIGADDYLPKPFEPRELVARIQSILRRSQRGSVRDMGEFGRLRIDFDLRAASVDDKDVGLTTTEFNALALLARRPGKTFSRDDLMQELRGLDSDSFNRSIDITMSRVRQKLGDDPKAPTFIKTVWGAGYVFIAQGHHD comes from the coding sequence ATGAGCAGCGCACGGAACTTTGCCGCTTCATCATGGAACATGGCAAGCACGGGTGGCACGGCAGCAAGTAGTGTTGCCCGGTTGCCACTGGACCAATTGTGGTGGACAGTGGCAACGTTACGAATATCAGGGGAGTTTATGGCCGACACCATCTTGATCATTGAGGATGACCCGGATTTGCAGGATTTGCTCCGTGAGTATCTGGGCGGATTCGGTTTTGTGGCCCATGCGGAAGGGTATCCGGAGGAGGGATTGAAAACATTCAAGATGCTCGCCCCGGATCTGGTCATACTTGATGTCATGCTTCCCGGCATGAACGGATTTGAGGTTTGTCGGCGTATTCGTCAGGAATCAGAGACTCCGATTATCATGCTGACGGCACGGGGTGATGTCATGGATAGGGTGGCAGGGCTGGAAATAGGCGCAGATGATTATTTGCCAAAACCCTTCGAACCTCGTGAATTGGTGGCTCGAATACAGTCCATATTGCGCCGCAGTCAACGTGGCTCGGTTCGTGATATGGGTGAATTTGGCCGTCTGCGGATTGATTTTGATTTGCGTGCAGCTTCAGTGGATGACAAGGATGTTGGTTTGACGACAACGGAATTCAATGCCCTAGCCTTGTTGGCGCGAAGACCGGGAAAGACGTTCAGTCGGGATGATCTGATGCAGGAATTACGCGGATTGGACAGTGACTCGTTTAATAGGTCCATTGATATTACCATGAGTCGGGTCAGGCAGAAGCTTGGTGACGACCCCAAAGCCCCGACATTCATCAAAACCGTCTGGGGAGCGGGGTATGTCTTTATTGCTCAGGGGCACCATGATTAA
- a CDS encoding sensor histidine kinase produces MSLLLRGTMINFLRLVFRSLFTRLAAVMFCAVIGINVITYSLYVGLEFGHETTINRSLMEYARSMANAIGVPPDIAVARQLAEERIMRITVDGSTSFVVGETQRRFPDRFLKPRFAVDGMEVSSLHGFYRVKVPVAPDVSITFDLFPTAEENAALHTYGIISLVGTCLIMFALYLAVRYLLRPVGWLTKGAAAVRDGELGSRVPEKSSGELRELSETFNQMAARLESLIDGHQKLLLGVSHELRTPLTRLKLRLAMLGEAVNIDPICKDIRQMETMIAILLDAARMRHDTMTLNLESVDMADLLSDAATLYGDSPPGVRFVSPGIPVVATVDRLRMEVLISNLIDNAIKYSARESAPVELLLSHTDEGVEFSVSDQGIGIPDDALEHLFEPFYRVDESRTPRTGGYGLGLYMCQAIAEAHGVVIKVESRLGVGTTMRVVIPG; encoded by the coding sequence ATGTCTTTATTGCTCAGGGGCACCATGATTAATTTTCTTCGTCTTGTTTTCCGTTCGTTATTCACTCGTCTGGCGGCGGTCATGTTTTGTGCTGTCATTGGCATAAATGTGATCACTTACTCTCTGTATGTTGGTTTGGAATTCGGCCATGAGACGACCATTAACAGAAGCCTCATGGAATATGCCCGGTCCATGGCCAATGCGATTGGCGTTCCCCCTGACATTGCGGTGGCGCGCCAGTTGGCTGAAGAGCGCATCATGCGCATTACTGTGGATGGTTCGACTTCCTTTGTGGTCGGTGAGACGCAGAGACGATTCCCGGATCGATTCCTGAAGCCGCGGTTTGCTGTTGACGGTATGGAAGTCTCCAGTCTCCATGGGTTTTATCGAGTCAAGGTGCCTGTTGCGCCGGATGTGAGCATAACCTTTGATTTGTTCCCGACGGCTGAGGAGAATGCCGCACTGCATACATACGGGATTATTTCCCTGGTCGGCACATGTCTGATCATGTTCGCGCTGTATCTTGCCGTGCGGTATCTTTTGCGCCCTGTGGGGTGGTTGACCAAGGGGGCGGCCGCTGTTCGGGATGGAGAATTGGGAAGCCGTGTGCCTGAGAAGAGCAGCGGGGAACTGAGAGAACTTTCCGAGACCTTTAACCAAATGGCAGCCCGTCTTGAATCCCTGATAGACGGCCATCAAAAATTGCTTCTTGGGGTCAGTCATGAATTGCGGACTCCACTGACTCGGCTCAAACTTCGATTGGCTATGTTGGGTGAAGCCGTCAACATCGACCCCATCTGCAAGGACATTCGCCAAATGGAAACGATGATCGCCATTCTGCTTGATGCCGCCCGTATGCGGCATGACACCATGACGCTCAATCTTGAATCCGTAGACATGGCGGATTTGTTGAGCGATGCAGCGACTCTCTATGGAGACTCTCCTCCCGGTGTCAGGTTTGTCTCGCCCGGAATTCCGGTCGTCGCCACCGTTGATCGATTGCGGATGGAAGTGTTGATCAGTAACCTCATTGATAACGCCATCAAATATTCAGCTCGGGAGAGCGCACCAGTGGAGTTGCTCTTGTCACACACTGATGAGGGTGTAGAATTTTCAGTGTCTGATCAGGGGATAGGTATTCCGGATGACGCCTTGGAGCATCTTTTCGAACCTTTTTACAGGGTCGATGAATCTCGGACACCCCGGACCGGGGGCTATGGTCTTGGATTGTATATGTGCCAGGCCATAGCCGAGGCCCATGGCGTGGTCATCAAGGTCGAGAGTCGATTGGGAGTTGGTACGACCATGCGAGTCGTCATTCCTGGCTAA
- a CDS encoding PstS family phosphate ABC transporter substrate-binding protein → MPKFMKMLVVAAAIVAFGAGMAQARDQIKIVGSSTVYPFSSYVAEELGATTKFKSPVVESTGSGGGHKLFGAGIGLDTPDITNSSRRMKASEFEKDQKVGITEITEALIGYDGIAVAQNGANPEFSLTKDELAMAVAEMVPMDGKLVKNPYKTWNQINAKFPNRKILFYGPPTSSGTRDAFGEMVLGKFAKKHKDLYAAVSPKGKADKYESVRQDGVYVPAGENDNLIVQKLTKDKNAFGIFGYSFLEENSDRISGAKINGVSPEPTTIANGEYPISRSLYFYIKKAHMDKVPGMKEYIELFMSDKMIGPKGLLKRIGLVPLGDDLRKQVQKDVLSYKNLTLEDLKH, encoded by the coding sequence ATGCCTAAATTTATGAAAATGCTCGTTGTCGCCGCTGCCATCGTCGCTTTCGGCGCTGGCATGGCCCAGGCTCGCGATCAGATCAAGATCGTCGGTTCTTCCACCGTTTACCCCTTCTCCAGTTATGTTGCTGAAGAACTGGGTGCTACCACCAAATTCAAGTCTCCCGTTGTCGAATCCACCGGCTCCGGTGGCGGGCACAAGTTGTTTGGTGCAGGTATCGGTCTTGATACCCCGGACATTACCAACTCTTCACGCCGCATGAAGGCTTCCGAGTTCGAGAAGGACCAGAAAGTCGGCATCACCGAGATCACTGAAGCCTTGATCGGCTACGATGGAATTGCGGTTGCCCAGAACGGTGCAAACCCGGAATTCTCTCTTACCAAAGATGAGCTGGCCATGGCTGTCGCAGAGATGGTTCCAATGGATGGCAAACTGGTCAAGAATCCTTACAAGACCTGGAATCAGATCAACGCAAAATTCCCCAATCGTAAAATCCTTTTCTACGGCCCGCCGACCTCCTCCGGTACCCGCGACGCCTTTGGTGAAATGGTCCTCGGAAAGTTCGCCAAAAAGCATAAAGACCTGTACGCTGCAGTTTCTCCCAAAGGAAAAGCCGACAAGTACGAATCCGTTCGTCAGGATGGAGTCTATGTTCCTGCTGGGGAGAACGACAACCTGATCGTTCAGAAACTGACCAAGGACAAGAATGCTTTTGGTATCTTCGGATACTCCTTTCTGGAAGAAAACTCCGATCGCATCTCCGGTGCCAAGATCAATGGCGTTTCTCCTGAGCCGACCACCATCGCCAACGGTGAGTACCCCATTTCCCGTTCCTTGTACTTCTACATCAAGAAAGCTCACATGGATAAGGTCCCTGGCATGAAGGAATACATCGAGTTGTTCATGTCCGATAAGATGATCGGTCCCAAGGGATTACTCAAGCGTATCGGTCTGGTTCCCCTCGGTGATGACCTGCGCAAGCAAGTTCAGAAAGATGTCCTTTCCTACAAGAACCTGACCCTGGAAGACCTGAAGCACTAA
- the pstC gene encoding phosphate ABC transporter permease subunit PstC: MGIAVTTGSILLYLLCGLVPLSIVAYFLATKKTFSVKYEGEKFHSTPGSYGWYAIICTLSPALLASFIAVLLQLSGLVEVPGTAFVATGILFAALGLWLGVQTIKPRLKARSIVEQLIVKMLFVASLVSIFTTIGIVISVTFEAIKFFDIVSLWDFVTGTTWNPDEAVTGSDVQGVFGSIPLFAGTFMITAIAMLVAVPVGLFSAICMAEYATPSFRKVAKPALEILAGIPTVVYGFFAAITVSPLVVNIAEYLGLQADFTNALSPGLVMGVMIIPLISSLSDDVITSVPNALREGSLAMGAYRSETIKTVVLPAALPGIVSAFLLAVSRAVGETMIVVMAAGLRANLTWNPLEGMTTVTVRIVDAFTGDQAFDSPETLSAFGLGLVLLVVTLVLNVISLVVIRRFRQQYE, from the coding sequence ATGGGGATTGCCGTGACTACGGGAAGCATACTTTTATATCTGCTCTGCGGCTTGGTGCCGTTGTCCATCGTCGCTTATTTCCTGGCGACCAAGAAAACCTTTTCGGTCAAATACGAAGGGGAAAAATTTCATTCCACCCCAGGGAGCTACGGATGGTACGCCATTATCTGTACCTTGTCTCCGGCTCTTCTGGCGTCATTTATCGCCGTGCTGCTTCAGCTCTCCGGCCTGGTCGAGGTTCCGGGGACAGCTTTTGTGGCAACAGGTATCCTTTTCGCCGCTCTGGGACTTTGGCTCGGGGTTCAGACCATCAAACCAAGGCTCAAGGCGCGCAGCATTGTGGAGCAACTGATTGTCAAAATGTTATTCGTTGCTTCGCTTGTTTCCATTTTTACGACTATCGGCATTGTTATTTCCGTGACCTTTGAGGCCATAAAGTTTTTTGATATCGTGAGCTTGTGGGATTTTGTCACAGGAACAACCTGGAACCCGGATGAAGCGGTGACCGGCAGTGATGTCCAAGGCGTTTTCGGGTCCATTCCTCTCTTTGCCGGTACATTCATGATTACGGCCATTGCTATGTTGGTGGCTGTTCCAGTTGGTCTCTTTTCAGCCATCTGTATGGCAGAATACGCAACGCCTTCATTCAGAAAAGTTGCCAAGCCTGCTTTGGAAATTTTGGCCGGTATCCCCACAGTTGTCTATGGTTTCTTTGCTGCCATCACCGTCAGTCCACTTGTGGTCAACATAGCAGAATATCTTGGACTTCAGGCTGATTTCACCAATGCCTTATCGCCGGGGCTGGTCATGGGGGTCATGATCATTCCTCTGATTTCTTCCTTGTCGGATGATGTCATCACCTCGGTTCCCAATGCTTTGAGAGAAGGCTCTCTCGCCATGGGAGCCTATCGTTCGGAGACGATCAAAACCGTGGTCCTGCCAGCCGCTTTGCCCGGTATTGTTTCTGCTTTTTTGCTGGCCGTCTCTCGAGCTGTCGGTGAGACCATGATTGTGGTCATGGCTGCGGGTTTGCGGGCAAATCTTACATGGAATCCTCTTGAAGGGATGACAACAGTGACTGTTCGGATTGTCGATGCCTTTACGGGCGATCAGGCTTTTGACAGCCCCGAAACGTTGTCCGCGTTCGGGCTTGGTCTTGTCTTGCTGGTGGTTACTCTGGTCCTCAATGTCATCTCCCTGGTGGTCATCCGTCGATTCCGTCAACAATACGAATAA